From the Macaca thibetana thibetana isolate TM-01 chromosome 12, ASM2454274v1, whole genome shotgun sequence genome, one window contains:
- the LOC126932767 gene encoding uncharacterized protein LOC126932767, which translates to MCEVPDIVFQRAHPPNPTSPRRLTLKKKKKKKPRRAALAPASSGRRRGGRWSRCAPAPGARHPAGGWQRPHRGRGGRCAALEEPAAGRASLPRPSCPLLTSALALGPEEEGGIEPGSAKYTFDNCRASRVKGLQPKDSAAGVPL; encoded by the exons atgtgtgagGTTCCCGATATAGTATTTCAAAGAGCACACCCGCCAAATCCAACATCCCCTAGGAggctgactttaaaaaaaaaaaaaaaaaaaaaaccgcgcCGGGCTGCCCTCGCCCCCGCAAGCTCGGGGCGGAGGCGGGGAGGCAGGTGGTCCAGGTGCGCCCCTGCCCCGGGGGCGAGGCATCCGGCGGGAGGGTGGCAGCGACCGCACAGAGGAAGGGGCGGCAGGTGCGCGGCGCTGGAAGAACCGGCGGCTGGGAGAGCATCTCTGCCTCGCCCATCATGCCCCCTCCTCACCTCCGCCCTGGCATTGGGAccggaggaggagggaggaatagAGCCAGGGAGTGCGAAGTACACCTTTGACAACTGTCGAGCTAGCCGG gtCAAAGGACTGCAGCCAAAGGACTCAGCAGCTGGAGTACCCCTGTGA